The Catenulispora sp. MAP5-51 DNA segment ACTGCAACGACCGTTCGCGCTCCACGTGTAATATTCCAGACTTTGCTGGCTTGAAGATAGCGTAGGGCCCATTGAGTATCTGTTGACGTGCTAGCAAGGTACGTTGGCACCACGGTAAGCCCAATTACTAGAGGTGCTTGGGCCAGTCTGGACCGATGACTCCATCGGCGGGTGCTGCGACTGTGTTGGGTAGCCATACGCTTTTTCGCTCTTTGAGATATTCCGGACGAGGATTACGTTCTTCGCGCGTACGGTGTATGGAACCTACGCTGCTAAATGGAGGAACCATAGGCGCGGTTTCGTCGCTGGTCCCATCGTGCTGCGACTGATAGGTCTGCTGGGGCATAGGTCGAGGTGGAAGTGCATCGTCGTCGGCTTTTTGGGGCGAGAAGTGGGTTTCGGTCGTTGCTGAAGATGAACTTGCGTTAGCGACGTCAGTTGTTTGGTGGTTGGACTTTGTGCGCGTTGTGATGGGTGAACGGTTTTGATGGTGGGTCTCCTCTGGGGTCCGCACTTTTTTACCTTCTGCGTGAATTTCCTGCACGCTACTTACGAATGCGTCATCGCCGGTGGGGCGGGTTAACGCTGTTCCTGTGATGGCGGCAGGGGCATCATGGACCGCTCTTGAGGCCTCACTATTCTCGCCCAGGGTTTTTGCGGGGAACTTATGTGAAGTGGCAGTGCTGATCAAGTTTAAGGTACTCTCGCCATGTTGAATTTTGCTGCCCGATGAAGGCTCAAGGGGGATCGAGTCGGAAGCTTGGTGGTCACCGTGAAGGGCTACCAGCGGCGCGCGCCTCTTGAAGGAGGTGTTGAGACTATTTGCAGTGTCTCTTGGGGGTAGGCGGTGACGCTCGTAGGGTTGCGGAAGCCCGGCCGCAGGTGGCTCTGCTGTCAGTGAATCGCTCTTGCCGGAATCTCCCATCGAATTGAGCATCTTTGATTCCTCGGCGGGGGTAAAACCTTTATCAAATTCGAATCCGACGTTTGAAAGCTGCCCACGGGTTTCTACATATTGAGCAGCGATGCCGTTGACCACCTGCACGGCTTGCTCGTGCGCCGCCTGATACTTGGCGTCTTGCCGCGCTGCTTCAAGTGCCTCGAATGGCGTAGCGGGACGCTGGACCACAGCAGTGACGCCGGGTTCTGGCAGGTCAGGTACGTTCATCATCTGATGTTGCTGCTCAGCGACGACCTGCGCGCACCGGCCGACAGCAGTGGCAGCGGCCAGGGCGCTTCCGTGGAAATCTCGAGCCTCAGCCGCGGCACGCCCCAGCGTTGCCGCCGCCTGTTCCGCGGCCTGTCCCCGCCACCAGTTCGGCAAGTCCGCCTGGGCGTGCGAAAGCAAGTCCGCGACCTCTCCGACCCGGTCGGCCAGGGCGCGAAACGACGCAGGCATAGCCTGCATAGTCCCGACCTGCGGCGAAGCCGCCAGGCTCCGCAGCTCGTCGAGGGTGAAGTGGCCGTACTCGAACTGGGATTCGCTCACGGCATCGCTCCGCCCAAGCCGCCCAAGCAGTTCACGTCACCCTCCGCTGCCCGCATCGCGGCGGCGGCAGCAGTCGCGACCGCGTCGTCGGCGGCGGCGTATGTCGCGCGGGTGCGCTCCGCGTAGGTTGTCAATGCGGTGACCGTTTCGTGGATGCGGTGGTACCAGGCTTGGAGGTGGTGGACCAGGTCTGTGTGGGTGTTGCCTAGGGGGTCGGCTTCGTTCAGCAGTCCATATACATATGTGGCGGCGTCGTCTTTCTCTGTGCGCCACGCCGCTGGGCCTGTGTGGAGGGTGGGGTCGATGGTGGGCCAGTGGTGGGCGTGGGGGGCTGACAGGGTTGATTCCAGGTCGGCCAGGGCTCGGCGGAGGGTTGCCAGGTGGTCCAGGCAGGTGTGGAAGGTGGGGGTGGTTGTTTTTGTGGTTGTGGTGCTCATGGGGTGTGGGGCCTCCCCGGGTGGGGCTTTGGGCTTGGGGGTGTGGTCGGGGTGGTAGCGTTGGCACGCGGCCGCGAGTTGTGTGGTTCCCCGTGGAGACGACCGGGGGCGCTCAGCGACCACAATCTTACGAGGAGTCACTGTGTCCCTGGACGCTGCTACGAAGAAGAAGATCGTTGAGGAGTACGGGACCGGGGCGAGCGACACGGGCTCCCCGGAGGTGCAGATCGCGCTGCTCACGTACCGGATCAACGAGCTCACCGAGCACCTGAAGTTCCACAAGCACGACCACCACAGCCGGCGGGGGCTGCTGCTGCTGGTCGGCCAGCGGCGGCGGCTGCAGGGGTACCTGCAGAAGACCGACATCGTGCGGTACCGCGCGCTGATCGAGAAGCTGGGCCTGCGGCGGTAGGTTCGGCCGGGTTGTTTGTGCTGTGAACTGGAGCGGTCCGTTCGTCACGGACCGCTCCTGTCGTGTACCCGGTGGGTGCTGGGCCGGACCAAGCTGATGACTTTTCCGGTTAGAGTGGGTACCGGAAAAGTTCCATACGTTTTAGGGAACTGAAGAGGCACTGCGCGACGTGGCTCGCGTCGAAGTGGCCGGTTGGGCGCCGATCTTCGGTAGTGGCCCTCGGGACGTTCTACGCCCGGGGGCTTCGATCGAAGACCGGGCCGCCGCACGGCGGCGTGGGCCCACGACAAACGCGTCCTCTTCAGTCCGCCGCATTCGAACTGAGGAGTACCTCTTGTCCGAGGGTGTTTTCACCACCGAGGCTTTGATCGACAACGGTCCGTTCGGTCAGCGCACCGTGCGTTTCGAGACGGGCCGGCTGGCCCGTCAGGCTGCCGGGTCTGTCGTGGCCTATCTGGACGAGGAGACGATGGTCCTTTCGGCGACCACCGCCTCGAAGTCCCCCAAGGACTCGCTCGACTTCTTCCCGTTGACGGTCGATGTCGAGGAGCGCATGTACGCCGTGGGCCGTATCCCCGGCTCCTTCTTCCGGCGGGAGGGCCGGCCCAGTGAGGACGCGATCCTCACCTGCCGGCTCATCGACCGGCCGCTGCGTCCGTCCTTCGCCAAGGGCCTGCGCAACGAGGTGCAGGTCGTGGCCACCATCATGGCGCTGAACCCGGACCACCTGTACGACGTCGTGGCGATCAACGCCGCCTCGGCCTCCACGCAGCTGGCCGGCCTGCCGTTCTCCGGTCCCATCGGCGGCGTGCGCGTCGCGCTGATCCAGGACCGCTGGGTGGCCTTCCCGACCCACACCGAGCTGGCCGACGCCGTGTTCGACATGGTCGTGGCCGGCCGGGTGCTCGACGACGGCGACGTCGCGATCATGATGGTCGAGGCCGAGGCCACCAGCCAGACCGTGTCCCTGGTCGCCGGCGGTTCGACCGCCCCGACCGAGGAGGTCGTCGCCGACGGCCTGGAGGCCGCCAAGCCCTTCATCAAGGCGCTGTGCGTGGCCCAGCAGGAGCTGGCCTCGCAGGCGGCCAAGGAGACCGCGGAATTCCCGCGCTTCCTGGACTACCAGGACGACGTCCTGGAGGCCGTGACCGCCACCGCCAAGGCCGAGCTGGCCAACGCGCTCACGATCGCCGGCAAGCACGACCGCGAGGCCGAGCTGGACCGCGTCAAGGCGCTGGTCGTGGAGAAGCTCGCGCAGCAGTTCGAGGGTCGCGAGAAGGAGATCGGCGGGGCGTTCCGCGCCCTGACCAAGAAGCTGGTGCGCGAGCGCATCATCCGCGACCAGGTGCGCATCGACGGCCGCGGCGTGCGCGACATCCGTCCGCTGTCCGCCGAGGTCGAGGTCGTGCCGCGGGTGCACGGTTCGGCGCTGTTCGAGCGCGGCGAGACCCAGATCCTGGGCATCACCACGCTGAACATGCTCCGGATGGAGCAGCAGCTGGACACGCTGAACCCCGAGACGCGCAAGCGCTACATGCACAACTACAACTTCCCGCCGTACTCCACCGGTGAGACCGGCCGCGTGGGTTCGCCCAAGCGCCGCGAGATCGGCCACGGTGCCCTCGCCGAGCGCGCCCTGGTCCCGGTCCTGCCGCCGCGCGAGGAGTTCCCCTACGCGATCCGCCAGGTCTCCGAGGCGCTGAGCTCCAACGGCTCGACCTCGATGGGCTCGGTCTGCGCCTCGACGATGTCCCTGCTCAACGCCGGTGTGCCGCTGAAGGCCCCGGTCGCCGGCATCGCCATGGGCCTGGTCTCGGCCGAGATCGACGGCAAGACCGAGTACGTGGCGCTGACCGACATCCTCGGCGCCGAGGACGCCTTCGGCGACATGGACTTCAAGGTCGCCGGCACCAAGGACTTCGTCACCGCGCTGCAGCTGGACACCAAGCTGGACGGCATCCCGGCCTCGGTCCTGGCCGCCGCCCTGAAGCAGGCCAAGGACGCCCGCCTGCACATCCTGGACGTCATGATGGAGGCCATCGACGTCCCGGACGAGATGAGCGAGTTCGCCCCGCGCATCATCACGGTGAAGATCCCGGTGGACAAGATCGGCGAGGTCATCGGCCCGAAGGGCAAGATGATCAACCAGATCCAGGAGGACACCGGCGCGGAGATCACGATCGAGGACGACGGCACCATCTACATCGGTGCCGCCAACGGCTCGGCCGCCGAGGCGGCGCGGACCACGATCAACCAGATCGCCAACCCGACGATGCCGGAGGTCGGCGAGCGCTACCTGGGCACCGTGGTGAAGACCACGACCTTCGGCGCGTTCGTCTCCCTGATGCCCGGCCGCGACGGCCTGCTGCACGTCTCCCAGCTCAAGAAGCTGGCCGGCGGCAAGCGGGTGGAGAACGTCGAGGACGTGATCAAGGTCGGCGACAAGCTGCAGGTGGAGATCGCCGAGATCGACTCCCGCGGCAAGCTGTCCCTGATCCCGGTGCTGCCGGATGCCGAGGATGAGGCCAAGCCGGCCGAGGCCAAGGCGGAGTAATCCTCTTGAACCCGGCTGAGACCCTGATCGCCGGGCAGAACGGCAGCGGCACTGTGCGCCGCACCGTCCTGCCCGGCGGTTTGCGCGTGGTCACGGAGACCATGCCATCCGTTCGGTCTGTGACGTTCGGCATCTGGACCGGCATCGGCTCGCGCGACGAGCACGCCGAGGAGTCCGGCGCCACGCACTACCTGGAGCACCTGCTCTTCAAGGGCACGGCGAAGCGGTCGGCGCTGGACATCTCGGCGGCGCTCGACGCGGTCGGCGGCGAGATGAACGCGTTCACCGCCAAGGAGTACACGTGCTACTACGCGCGCGTGCTCGACACCGACCTGCCGCTGGCCATCGACGTGATCTGCGACCTGGTCACCTCGGCGCTCATCCGCCCCGAGGACGTCGCCTCCGAGCGCAACGTCATCCTCGAGGAGATGGCGATGACCGAGGACGAGCCGGCCGACCAGATCCACGACGAGTTCGCCTACGCCCTGCTCGGCGACTCCCCGCTGGGCCGGCCGATCCTGGGCTCGGTGGCGTCGGTGAACGCCCTGACCAGGGACGCCATCGCCGAGTACTACCACTCCCACTACACCGACGACCACCTGGTGGTCTCCGCGGCCGGCAACCTCGACCACGACGTGGTGGTGGCCCTGGTGGACGCGGCGTTCGCCCAGGCCCGCGGGGTCCGGGACGCCGACCGGCAACCGGTCGTGCCGCGCATCGGCGGCGACTGCGGGGTCGCGCACTCGGGCCTGCGCCTGGTGTCCAAGCAGACCGAGCAGACGCACGTGGTGCTCGGCGTGCCGGGCGTGGCGCGCAACGACCGCCGCCGCTATCCGCTGGGCATCCTGTCCACGATTCTCGGCGGCGGCATGTCCTCGCGGCTGTTCCAGGAGGTCCGGGAGAAGCGCGGGCTGGCCTACTCGGTCTACAGCTTCTCCTCGCACCACGCCGACTGCGGCATGTTCGGTGTGTACGCCGGCTGCCAGCCGGAGAACTTCACCGAGGTGCTGAAGATCTGCCGCGACGAGGTCGCCAAGGTGGCCGACGGCGGTGTCACCGAGGAGGAGCTGCGCCGCGGCATCGGCCAGGTGCGCGGCTCCACGGTGCTCTCGCTGGAGGACACCGGGTCGCAGATGACCCGGATCGGGAAGAACGAACTCGTCTACGGCGAGCACCTCACCATCGAGGAGCTGCTGGGGCGGGTCGAGTCGGTGACGCTGCAGGACGTCAAGGAGGTCGCCGAGGAGTTCCTGCGGCAGCCCCCGGCGATCGCGGTCATCGGCGACTACGAGGATGCGTCATCGTTCGAAGGGGCCCTGGGATGACCAGTACGACTCCCGCCCTGAGCCAGGGCATCGTGAAGGTCGCGGTGTTCGGGGCGGCCGGCCGGATGGGGCAGGCCGTCTGCCGCGCCGTGCTGGACGCGCCGGGCCTGGACCTGGTCGCGCAGATCGACGTCGACGACGACCCGCAGCGCGCGGTCGACGCCGGCGCCGAGGTCGCTGTCGACTTCACGCACCCCGGCGTGACCATGCAGAACATCGAGTTCTGCGCCCGGAACG contains these protein-coding regions:
- the rpsO gene encoding 30S ribosomal protein S15: MSLDAATKKKIVEEYGTGASDTGSPEVQIALLTYRINELTEHLKFHKHDHHSRRGLLLLVGQRRRLQGYLQKTDIVRYRALIEKLGLRR
- a CDS encoding polyribonucleotide nucleotidyltransferase; this encodes MSEGVFTTEALIDNGPFGQRTVRFETGRLARQAAGSVVAYLDEETMVLSATTASKSPKDSLDFFPLTVDVEERMYAVGRIPGSFFRREGRPSEDAILTCRLIDRPLRPSFAKGLRNEVQVVATIMALNPDHLYDVVAINAASASTQLAGLPFSGPIGGVRVALIQDRWVAFPTHTELADAVFDMVVAGRVLDDGDVAIMMVEAEATSQTVSLVAGGSTAPTEEVVADGLEAAKPFIKALCVAQQELASQAAKETAEFPRFLDYQDDVLEAVTATAKAELANALTIAGKHDREAELDRVKALVVEKLAQQFEGREKEIGGAFRALTKKLVRERIIRDQVRIDGRGVRDIRPLSAEVEVVPRVHGSALFERGETQILGITTLNMLRMEQQLDTLNPETRKRYMHNYNFPPYSTGETGRVGSPKRREIGHGALAERALVPVLPPREEFPYAIRQVSEALSSNGSTSMGSVCASTMSLLNAGVPLKAPVAGIAMGLVSAEIDGKTEYVALTDILGAEDAFGDMDFKVAGTKDFVTALQLDTKLDGIPASVLAAALKQAKDARLHILDVMMEAIDVPDEMSEFAPRIITVKIPVDKIGEVIGPKGKMINQIQEDTGAEITIEDDGTIYIGAANGSAAEAARTTINQIANPTMPEVGERYLGTVVKTTTFGAFVSLMPGRDGLLHVSQLKKLAGGKRVENVEDVIKVGDKLQVEIAEIDSRGKLSLIPVLPDAEDEAKPAEAKAE
- a CDS encoding M16 family metallopeptidase, with amino-acid sequence MNPAETLIAGQNGSGTVRRTVLPGGLRVVTETMPSVRSVTFGIWTGIGSRDEHAEESGATHYLEHLLFKGTAKRSALDISAALDAVGGEMNAFTAKEYTCYYARVLDTDLPLAIDVICDLVTSALIRPEDVASERNVILEEMAMTEDEPADQIHDEFAYALLGDSPLGRPILGSVASVNALTRDAIAEYYHSHYTDDHLVVSAAGNLDHDVVVALVDAAFAQARGVRDADRQPVVPRIGGDCGVAHSGLRLVSKQTEQTHVVLGVPGVARNDRRRYPLGILSTILGGGMSSRLFQEVREKRGLAYSVYSFSSHHADCGMFGVYAGCQPENFTEVLKICRDEVAKVADGGVTEEELRRGIGQVRGSTVLSLEDTGSQMTRIGKNELVYGEHLTIEELLGRVESVTLQDVKEVAEEFLRQPPAIAVIGDYEDASSFEGALG